The following are encoded together in the Phaseolus vulgaris cultivar G19833 chromosome 9, P. vulgaris v2.0, whole genome shotgun sequence genome:
- the LOC137822784 gene encoding uncharacterized protein: MGSLMAGWDSPTLDPESATIKRNRSLTNEEINAYWTAKKETELEHLRAISKFSQTTQSHAFKDSENSQKSLGSSIKESLGMNVDTSSLEQLMNKSCWWTKSSWAFLNEAPVMEASSNKYLSQFEVANLGSSKINTRSGIRA; the protein is encoded by the exons ATGGGTTCTCTTATGGCAGGATGGGATTCTCCAACCTTGGATCCTGAA TCGGCAACAATAAAGAGGAATCGATCACtcacaaatgaagaaattaatGCTTACTGGACAGCAAAGAAGGAGACAGAGTTAGAACACCTGAGAGCTATTTCCAAATTTTCCCAGACTACTCAG AGCCACGCATTCAAAGATTCAGAGAATTCTCAGAAGTCCTTGGGCAGCAGCATTAAGGAGTCCTTAGGCATGAATGTTGACACAAGCAGTTTGGAGCAGCTTATGAACAAAAGTTGCTG GTGGACAAAGAGCAGCTGGGCATTTCTGAATGAAGCACCAGTGATGGAAGCTTCTTCAAACAAGTATCTTTCACAGTTTGAGGTGGCTAACTTGGGATCATCCAAAATTAATACAAGAAGTGGAATTAGGGCGTGA
- the LOC137822714 gene encoding phenylcoumaran benzylic ether reductase Betv6: protein MAEKSKILIIGGTGYIGKHIVEASAKSGHPTFALVRESTVSDPAKAQLIDHFKALGVNLVHGDLYDHETLVKAIKQVDVVISTVGHLQLADQVKIIAAIKEAGNVKRFFPSEFGNDVDRVHAVEPAKSAFAIKVQIRRSIEEEGIPYTYVSSNYFAGYFLPTLAQPGVFAPPPPKDKVVIFGDGNPKAIFNKEEDIGTYTIRAVDDPRTLNKILYLRPPQNTYSFNELVALWEKKIGKTLEKIYVPEEKLLKDIEEAPIPINVILSINHSVFVKGDHTNFEIEPSFGVEASELYPDVKYTTVEEILGQFA, encoded by the exons ATGGCCGAGAAAAGCAAGATTTTGATCATCGGAGGCACCGGCTACATCGGTAAACATATTGTGGAAGCAAGCGCAAAGTCTGGGCACCCAACTTTTGCTTTGGTGAGAGAATCAACCGTCTCTGACCCCGCCAAGGCTCAACTCATCGACCATTTTAAGGCTCTGGGCGTTAATCTGGTCCAT GGGGATCTGTACGATCATGAAACCTTGGTGAAAGCCATAAAGCAGGTAGATGTGGTCATATCCACTGTGGGTCACTTGCAACTTGCCGATCAGGTCAAGATCATCGCTGCCATTAAGGAGGCTGGCAACGTTAAG AGGTTTTTCCCTTCTGAATTCGGGAACGATGTGGATCGTGTGCATGCAGTGGAGCCTGCAAAATCTGCGTTCGCAATCAAAGTCCAAATTCGGCGTAGCATTGAGGAAGAAGGAATCCCCTACACGTACGTTTCCAGCAACTACTTCGCAGGCTATTTTCTGCCCACGTTAGCTCAACCAGGAGTCTTCGCTCCACCTCCACCTAAAGACAAAGTCGTTATCTTCGGTGATGGAAACCCTAAAG CAATTTTCAACAAGGAAGAGGACATTGGAACCTACACTATCAGAGCCGTGGATGACCCTAGGACGTTGAACAAGATTCTCTACCTCAGGCCCCCTCAGAACACCTACTCATTCAACGAGCTTGTGGCCTTGTGGGAGAAGAAGATTGGCAAGACCCTCGAAAAGATTTACGTGCCAGAGGAGAAGCTTCTCAAGGACATTGAAG AGGCGCCTATTCCAATCAATGTGATACTATCCATCAACCACTCTGTGTTTGTGAAGGGTGACCACACCAACTTTGAGATTGAGCCTTCTTTTGGGGTTGAGGCTTCTGAGTTGTACCCCGATGTCAAGTACACCACCGTGGAAGAAATCCTTGGTCAGTTCGCTTGA